A genomic segment from Mycosarcoma maydis chromosome 13, whole genome shotgun sequence encodes:
- a CDS encoding phosphatidylinositol N-acetylglucosaminyltransferase, producing MSAPPGRSATVTSLSGRVNALKFMQRATASSASSAASASNTRTESSTASQRTPPASRSPATTSPSASIRASPLLGAAEEEQWSLSPAAIAKLRPRAQAQAQSQSQSQSQSQSHQSTTQEPKRPKIYQEAGFDAWLIEREKQLSDEATNRINQRHTFGQLGKQQGGDKDEDEGEDEEQDSRKRPRGQTDDEQGQESEESEEQGSQPRFVKPGSLGKRSKSNTKHIANGSPDSSSNKANKGKRRTSNDQDKVVFTRKRDTLKVTSHTVAFSSSDEVVFEKVLWRKQAYADNFVAPSFLCDLRTNSQVVLPSLGQLTLASLRISTRLLRVVLLALWFVHLHLGTVDAEHVLLVGGGIVALSTLVSSAYSVQTVRTIETTRHHGRKVMGKVIMAVVLLAVSPVLRTLTESTTSDSIWALSVMLFLVHLTLADYSGRATWSERGSAISDTMSFNAAMSASVVLASRLNTDSETFTLLALGTLLFVPKARASVAERGANKNSDWYAFVIAYSMTVVTAALFAFVRLPEVRIGASNRFIGIVLVWTHLVVGFISIVCPWWIVRAQTWKMEIKGPWDPAEPVLSSSKHPRSL from the exons ATGTCAGCACCACCAGGTCGATCGGCCACAGTGACGTCGCTTAGTGGGCGCGTTAATGCGCTCAAGTTTATGCAGCGAGCCACCGCTTCGTCCGCGTCATCCGCTGCATCTGCCTCCAACACCCGCACCGAGTCCAGCACAGCAAGTCAACGCACACCGCCTGCATCCCGTTCGCCAGCGACGACGTCGCCATCTGCCTCGATCCGAGCCTCTCCGTTGTTGGGCGCAGCAGAAGAGGAACAGTGGTCACTCTCGCCCGCTGCGATCGCAAAGCTCAGGCctcgagcacaagcacaagcacaatcCCAATCCCAATCCCAATCCCAATCCCAATCGCATCAAAGTACAACGCAGGAGCCGAAACGACCAAAGATCTACCAAGAAGCTGGATTCGACGCGTGGTTGATCGAAAGGGAGAAACAGCTGTCTGACGAAGCTACGAACAGGATAAATCAGAGACACACATTTGGACAGCTGGGAAAGCAACAAGGCggcgacaaggacgaggacgagggcgaggacgaggaacAAGATTCGAGAAAGCGTCCGAGAGGTCAGACAGACGACGAACAAGGACAAGAGTCGGAAGAAAGTGAAGAGCAAGGCTCCCAACCGCGATTTGTCAAGCCAGGTTCTTTGGGGAAAAGGAGCAAGAGTAACACCAAGCACATAGCCAACGGTTCACCGGACTCGTCGAGCAACAAGGCGAACAAAGGAAAGAGGAGAACAAGCAACGATCAAGATAAGGTGGTGTTTACTCGCAAACGAG ACACGCTCAAGGTTACGTCGCATACCGTGGCATTTAGCTCTAGCGACGAGGTCGTATTCGAAAAGGTCCTTTGGCGCAAACAAGCGTATGCGGACAACTTTGTTGCGCCGAGCTTTCTGTGTGATCTGCGCACCAACTCGCAGGTCGTGCTTCCATCCTTGGGCCAACTCACACTGGCATCGTTACGCATCTCGACGCGTCTGCTACGTGTGGTGCTTTTGGCGCTGTGGTTCGTGCATCTCCACTTGGGCACGGTAGATGCCGAACacgtgctgctcgtcggtgGCGGCATTGTTGCACTTAGCACACTGGTGTCATCTGCATATTCTGTGCAAACGGTGCGAACAATAGAGACGACTAGACATCACGGCAGAAAGGTGATGGGTAAAGTCATCATGGCAgtggtgctgttggcgGTATCGCCGGTTTTGCGGACGCTGACTGAATCAACGACGTCGGACAGCATCTGGGCGTTGAGCGTGATGCTGTTTCTCGTGCACCTGACACTCGCTGACTATTCGGGCCGAGCGACTTGGAGCGAGCGTGGCAGTGCGATCAGCGATACAATGTCGTTCAATGCGGCCATGTCGGCGAGTGTGGTTCTCGCTTCCAGATTGAATACGGACAGCGAGACATTTACGCTCTTGGCGCTGGGAACGCTGCTGTTTGTGCCCAAAGCGCGAGCTAGTGTCGCCGAACGCGGCGCCAACAAGAACAGCGACTGGTACGCGTTTGTTATAGCGTATTCAATGACAGTGGTCACAGCGGCGCTATTTGCGTTCGTCCGCCTGCCCGAAGTGCGCATCGGCGCCTCGAACCGCTTCATCGGTATCGTGCTAGTGTGGACGCATTTGGTCGTGGGCTTTATATCCATCGTGTGTCCCTGGTGGATCGTACGTGCACAGACGTGGAAGATGGAGATCAAGGGGCCGTGGGATCCTGCTGAACCCGTGCTCTCCTCGTCCaagcatccacgatcgcTTTGA
- a CDS encoding uncharacterized protein (related to DAL5 - Allantoate and ureidosuccinate permease) yields the protein MVSSVTASSAPAVSERRLLWKIDMLLMPLMTIAYGLQFYDKAILASASIFGILKDLELSVVHPGRPPKTSLERYSTATSAFYWGYLVAALPMALLVQRFRTNVFLGSAIVLWGIIVILTPAIGSWRGLIAQRFFLGAIESAVSPGFVHITRSWYKRSEQPLRLGIWYSATGLFSIFSGVINYGLGKAGSRTDAKLAAWKYMFLFAGAVTILFGVVMLLLLPSAPTGDALLRLSGYNRFSPEEKSLAAGRLRSNITGEVNEDDASTLRASSTVDRKQDTIDDQQLTPPAKRSSTDEPPATPLPTGGLNDKLASLNVSASTSGVRERWNVAQIKEALIDYKTYIFFLQAITIYICNGGVTAFGAYIIKSFGYTALRSILLQTPGGATTVISIYISTIVVLKVRNSRSVLLILTCLPVMAGAVMIWKGDWSNRAVPLAGYYLLPIFGAPFVLMLSLSTANVAGATKQSITSAFVFAGYNVGNIIAPYLTLASEAPIHYRTTFVAIITCMAITIGLTLILDAGLWWQNRSRRLARQNEPKSKQEIDDLKKRAILMDMTDWQNPYFEYVF from the coding sequence ATGGTGTCCAGCGTCACGGCTAGCTCGGCCCCGGCCGTCTCGGAGCGTCGTCTGCTCTGGAAGATTGACATGCTGCTCATGCCACTCATGACGATTGCTTACGGTCTTCAATTCTACGACAAGGCTATTCTCGCATCCGCGTCCATTTTTGGCATCCTAAAGGATCTCGAACTGTCGGTCGTGCATCCAGGTCGTCCACCCAAAACGTCGCTTGAGCGCTACTCGACCGCCACCTCGGCTTTCTATTGGGGCTACCTCGTCGCCGCGCTGCCGATGGCGTTGCTCGTGCAGCGTTTTCGCACAAACGTCTTTCTCGGTTCCGCCATCGTGCTTTGGGGCATCATTGTGATCCTCACTCCGGCGATCGGCAGCTGGAGAGGTCTGATCGCACAACGCTTCTTCCTAGGCGCAATCGAGAGTGCTGTGAGTCCCGGCTTTGTGCACATCACCCGTTCTTGGTACAAGAGGTCCGAGCAGCCTCTCAGGCTCGGCATCTGGTACTCGGCCACCGGTCTCTTCTCGATCTTTTCCGGTGTCATCAACTACGGCCTCGGAAAGGCTGGTAGTAGGACTGACGCAAAGTTGGCAGCGTGGAAGTACATGTTTCTCTTCGCCGGCGCCGTCACAATCCTGTTTGGTGTGGTgatgctcctcctcctccctTCAGCGCCTACCGGTGATGCTTTGCTCCGGCTCTCCGGATACAACCGCTTTTCTCCAGAGGAAAAAAGTCTGGCAGCTGGCAGGCTGCGCTCCAACATCACAGGCGAGGTCAACGAAGATGATGCTTCTACCCTGCGCGCAAGCTCCACCGTCGATCGCAAGCAAGATACCATTGACGACCAACAACTCACCCCTCCTGCAAAACGCTCATCCACAGACGAGCCCCCCGCAACCCCACTCCCCACCGGCGGTCTCAATGATAAACTAGCCTCGCTCAACGTCTCGGCGTCGACCTCCGGAGTGCGAGAGCGATGGAATGTAGCTCAGATCAAGGAAGCATTGATCGACTACAAGACGTACATCTTTTTCCTCCAAGCTATCACCATCTATATTTGCAACGGAGGCGTCACGGCTTTTGGAGCCTACATCATCAAATCGTTTGGCTACACCGCGCTCCGTTCCATCCTCCTCCAGACTCCTGGTGGAGCTACTACGGTGATATCGATCTACATCTCGACGATCGTGGTGCTCAAGGTGCGCAACTCGCGTTCCGTGCTGCTCATCCTCACCTGTCTTCCGGTCATGGCCGGGGCTGTGATGATCTGGAAGGGAGACTGGTCGAATCGAGCCGTACCTCTGGCAGGCTACTACCTGCTGCCCATCTTTGGTGCGCCATTTGTACTGATGCTTTCGTTAAGCACGGCAAACGTTGCCGGTGCAACCAAACAGTCGATCACCTCAGCGTTTGTCTTTGCCGGCTACAACGTCGGCAACATTATCGCTCCGTATCTGACGCTTGCTTCCGAAGCGCCTATTCACTATCGGACCACATttgtcgccatcatcacgTGCATGGCCATCACAATCGGCTTGACGTTGATCCTCGATGCGGGCCTCTGGTGGCAAAACCGTTCCAGGAGACTAGCCAGGCAAAATGAGCCAAAGAGTAAACAAGAGATCGACGACTTGAAAAAGCGTGCCATCTTGATGGACATGACCGACTGGCAGAATCCGTATTTCGAATATGTCTtttga
- a CDS encoding uncharacterized protein (related to POS5 - Mitochondrial NADH kinase), which translates to MVASLPVQLSRSGLATSAELLNALQCKALASARARIGSASHVSNWNLPTLSTLTRSRQLSPTNTKTAIAINARYFTSALSARAAEKRREAARATLADLPDKVDVCVGPAGRLSKVIPARSGSKITTRVGSSYAGTHTFSWVSPPSNVLIVKKARDHRATKAMSRIIKHIRSTYSWLNIILEQQVVDSNDGDLASTHPELISADSNDKSLLAQKTDFVITLGGDGSILHVSSLFDRDAVPPVLSFSMGTLGFLLPYDISSYKQAVEDMVQGNISLLLRMRLRQTSHRKDGETFCQIQDQRQGGGCYDVHLMNEVTLHRGREPHMTKIDAYVDGQHLTQAISDGLIIATPTGSTAYSLSAGGPIVHPSVQSLVLTPICPRSLSFRTVLLPSDSVIQLKISDDSRSPAELTVDGRVSKLLQPGEYLQVSMSPFPIPCVSRSWSDPQPPPPLLPPASTSNEVVMSREKYSDRGQDDWVRDINTLLKFNASFGGRGTLGGNGGFEEDEDS; encoded by the exons ATGGTAGCATCACTTCCCGTGCAACTCTCGAGGAGCGGTCTTGCGACATCAGCTGAACTCTTGAATGCGCTACAGTGCAAAGCTTTGGCCTCCGCCAGGGCGCGCATTGGCAGCGCGTCGCACGTTTCAAACTGGAACCTGCCGACGCTGTCAACGCTGACAAGATCTCGACAGCTCTCTCcgacaaacacgaaaacAGCCATAGCTATCAATGCACGCTACTTTACCTCTGCACTTTCTGCTAGGGCTGCCGAGAAGCGACGCGAGGCCGCACGTGCAACGCTCGCCGACCTGCCGGACAAGGTCGACGTGTGCGTTGGCCCAGCTGGTCGACTCTCCAAAGTGATCCCCGCTCGCAGTGGCTCCAAGATTACGACGCGTGTCGGAAGCAGCTATGCGGGAACGCATACGTTTTCCTGGGTCTCGCCTCCCTCGAACGTGCTGATCGTGAAAAAGGCACGCGATCATCGCGCTACCAAAGCCATGTCTCGCATCATTAAACACATCCGTTCCACCTATTCTTGGCTCAACATCATTCTCGAACAGCAAGTGGTTGATTCCAACGATGGTGATCTCGCCAGTACGCATCCTGAGCTCATCTCTGCTGATTCCAACGACAAGTCGTTGCTGGCGCAAAAGACCGACTTTGTCATCACTCTTGGTGGAGACGGTTCGATCCTGCACGtttcgagcttgttcgatCGGGATGCTGTACCACCCGTTTTAAGCTTTTCGATGGGTACGCTCGGGTTCTTGCTACCGTACGACATAAGCAGCTACAAGCAGGCGGTCGAGGATATGGTGCAAGGCAACATTAGTCTGCTCTTGAGGATGAGGCTGAGACAGACGAGTCATAGAAAGGACGGAGAGACATTCTGTCAAATTCAAGATCAGCGCCAAGGCGGAGGATGCTACGACGTACATCTCATGAACGAGGTGACGCTTCACAGGGGTAGAGAGCCTCACATGACCAAGATCGATGCGTACGTTGATGGTCAACACCTGACGCAGGCGATCTCGGATGGGCTCATCATTGCTACACCAACCGGCTCGACTGCCTATTCGCTCTCGGCAGGAGGGCCAATCGTGCATCCGTCGGTCCAAAGTTTGGTGCTCACCCCCATCTGCCCACGCTCTCTCAGCTTTCGCACCGTGCTTCTTCCAAGCGACTCGGTGATTCAGCTCAAG ATATCGGACGACTCGCGATCGCCTGCAGAGCTCACTGTCGATGGTCGAGTTTCGAAACTCCTTCAACCGGGTGAATACCTTCAGGTATCCATGAGCCCCTTCCCCATACCCTGCGTCAGTCGAAGCTGGTCCGATCCACaacctcctcctcctttgCTACCACCTGCCTCTACCTCCAATGAGGTGGTCATGTCGCGCGAGAAGTACTCGGATCGGGGCCAAGATGACTGGGTGCGAGACATCAATACTCTGCTCAAATTCAATGCCAGTTTCGGCGGCAGAGGCACTCTCGGCGGTAACGGTGGAttcgaagaggacgaagatTCTTAA
- a CDS encoding putative E2 SUMO-conjugating protein UBC9 — MSGICRNRLAEERKQWRKDHPFGFYARPAKATDGSLDIMNWEVGIPGKANTPWEGGLYKLRMIFPEEYPSKPPKCKFTPPLFHPNVFPSGTVCLSILDEDKGWKPAITIKQILLGIQDLLNDPNPHDPAQSEAFTMFQKDAAAYERRVRQQAREMATPA, encoded by the exons ATGTCGGGCATCTGCAGAAATCGCCTAGCGGAAGAGCGCAAGCAATGGCGCAAAGACCACCCGTTT GGCTTCTACGCACGTCCAGCAAAGGCGACAGATGGATCGCTCGATATCATGAACTGGGAAGTTGGCATTCCCGGCAAGGCAAAT ACGCCATGGGAAGGAGGCCTTTACAAACTACGAATGATCTTCCCCGAAGAATACCCAAGCAAACCACCTAAATGCAAGTTCACGCCACCGCTTTTTCACCCCAACGTGTTTCCCTCTGGTACAGTCTGCCTCAGCATCTTGGACGAGGACAAAGGCTGGAAGCCTGCCATCACGATCAAGCAGATCTTGTTGGGCATCCAGGACCTGCTCAACGATCCCAACCCGCATGACCCCGCTCAGAGCGAGGCGTTTACCATGTTTCAAAAAGATGCTGCGGCGTACGAGAGGAGGGTGCGACAGCAGGCACGCGAGATGGCTACCCCTGCGTAA
- a CDS encoding uncharacterized protein (related to Protein kinase lkh1) codes for MATVVPRAKKQRTLPDQLIGLTPSSLQGVDPISVSSSMLAHQHPIPPSHQQQQPYAYTNTHNPPASSSTMSAASGSRPANPAPGFQRVNEVIGGKVQEVFVIDDDTPPPANALSVQSARGPHLVNNYAHVNGHAAAGAPYSSSLHGYASGSAADPRYDANVHLSKGKRKAHDNGTTERLSAAHLNMLPHDADLIAPAPRSGLHGVTAEAPLPKRRKRSHPVKPDHMLSAGGTYDTSEAATAAAAHLVASGAPGMVPAKRHAPELVQARVPPNYRGGYPAGTGVLDYAARYDPAAASAAFAHTHPPGYEGSASTRDSYASSASYVAAAAANNGPIDDDQGHFIVNEGDYVTSRYKILRLLGQGTFGKVVECYDKRLRKYVAIKIIRAVQKYRDASQIEIRVLRTLRENDPGNDNRCIHLLETFNFKNHVCIVSELLGKSVFDFLKENKFQPFPSLHIWQFAKQLMQSVAFLHRLNLVHTDLKPENILLVSSEHTVVATSRRQNAKRKHVLHNTEIRLIDFGSATFNDEFHSSVVSTRHYRAPEIILSMGWSFPCDVWSIGCILVEFFTGDALFQTHDNLEHLAMMEAVLGKMPDDYRRKAETYKPEYFKHGALKYPLAETSKDSKKYVRQMKKLQDLIAPATSQSQYSKHNMRFLDLLRKLLEFDAGKRIKVSEALKHPYFMLEEKDFPP; via the exons ATGGCCACGGTCGTGCCACGCGCCAAAAAGCAGAGGACATTACCTGACCAGCTCATCGGCCTCACCCCTTCCTCCCTTCAAGGTGTCGATCCCATCAGCGTCTCCAGCAGTATGCTTGCACACCAGCATCCCATTCCTCCATCacatcaacagcagcaacctTACGCGTATACCAACACACACAATCCgcctgcttcttcctccaccaTGTCCGCAGCAAGCGGCAGCAGGCCCGCAAACCCTGCTCCTGGCTTTCAAAGAGTCAATGAGGTCATCGGAGGAAAG GTCCAAGAAGTCTTTGTtatcgacgacgacactccaccaccagcaaACGCGCTCAGCGTCCAGTCTGCACGCGGCCCGCATCTTGTCAACAACTACGCACACGTCAACGGTCAtgctgcagcaggcgcTCCTTACTCTTCATCGCTCCACGGATACGCTTCCGGCTCCGCCGCCGATCCACGCTACGACGCCAACGTGCATCTTTCCAAAGGCAAGCGTAAGGCGCACGACAACGGTACCACTGAACGCCtctctgctgctcatctcAACATGTTGCCGCACGACGCCGACTTGATTGCGCCTGCACCTCGCTCTGGCCTGCATGGCGTAACCGCCGAAGCTCCCCTACCGAAGAGGCGCAAGCGAAGTCATCCCGTCAAGCCTGACCACATGCTTTCTGCTGGCGGCACATATGATACCAGCGAGGCTGCcacagccgcagcagcacaccTCGTAGCATCCGGCGCACCAGGCATGGTACCCGCCAAACGGCATGCACCTGAATTGGTCCAGGCACGAGTGCCGCCCAACTACCGAGGAGGCTATCCCGCAGGAACAGGCGTGCTCGACTATGCTGCACGCTACGACCCAGCAGCTGCCAGTGCCGCGTTTGCACACACACATCCGCCAGGCTACGAGGGCAGCGCTAGCACACGTGATTCGTACGCCAGCTCAGCATCATACGTcgccgcagctgccgccAACAATGGTCCCATTGACGACGATCAGGGTCACTTTATCGTCAACGAGGGTGACTATGTTACGAGCCGATACAAGATCTTGCGGCTACTCGGCCAAGGCACGTTTGGCAAAGTGGTCGAGTGCTACGACAAGAGGCTACGCAAGTacgtcgccatcaagatcaTTCGTGCAGTACAAAAGTATCGCGATGCGAGTCAGATCGAGATCCGCGTACTGCGTACCTTGCGAGAAAACGACCCGGGCAACGACAACAGATGCATCCATCTGCTTGAGACGTTCAACTTTAAGAATCACGTCTGTATCGTTTCCGAGCTGTTGGGCAAGAGCGTGTTCGACTTTCTCAAGGAGAACAAGTTCCAGCCGTTTCCGTCGTTGCATATTTGGCAGTTTGCCAAACAGCTCATGCAGAGCGTTGCGTTTCTGCATCGATTGAACCTGGTGCACACGGATCTCAAGCCGGAAAATATCTTGCtggtgagcagcgagcatACCGTGGTGGCCACTTCGAGGCGGCAGAACGCCAAGAGGAAGCACGTGCTGCACAACACCGAGATCCGTCtgatcgactttggctcTGCGACGTTCAACGACGAGTTTCACTCGTCGGTAGTGTCCACACGCCACTATAGAGCTCCCGAGATCATCCTGTCCATGGGCTGGTCTTTCCCGTGCGACGTATGGTCGATCGgctgcatcctcgtcgagtTCTTCACCGGAGACGCGCTCTTCCAGACGCACGACAACCTGGAACACTTGGCCATGATGGAAGCCGTGCTGGGGAAAATGCCGGACGACTACCGACGAAAAGCGGAAACGTACAAGCCAGAGTACTTTAAGCACGGTGCGCTCAAGTATCCGCTCGCCGAGACAAGCAAGGACAGCAAAAAGTACGTCAGACAGATGAAGAAGCTTCAGGACCTCATTGCGCCCGCAACATCGCAATCGCAGTacagcaagcacaacaTGCGATTTTTGGACCTACTGCGCAAGCTGTTGGAGTTCGATGCGGGCAAAAGAATCAAAGTCTCggaagcgctcaagcatCCGTACTTTATGTTGGAGGAGAAAGACTTTCCTCCGTGA